TCACTGGGGAGCTGGTCTCTGTTAGCCAGCACCCTGTCTCTGTCAGTGTTCAGCACTGTTCCTGTCAGTGTTCAGTGTTCAGCCAGAACCTTGTCCCTGTCAGAGTTCAGTGGTCAGCACCCTGGCCCTGTCAGTGGTCAGCACCCTTGGGTCCCTGTCAGTGGTCAATGTTCAGCACTCTTGGCACAGGGTGCTGCTGTCACTCCTGGCTTACAGAACcattattctgctttttttttttttttttttttttttttcataacagcCCGTTCACATAAAATTTGAGAGATCCTTGGTTTGACCTTCCCAAGACAAAtttctgtcacttttagaaAATTTTGAATTGTGTTATCCAAAAGGGAGAGAAGCAGAACTGGCACAGAAGTTCCAGGTAATTGGGCATCTGGCTGAGATGAGAGCTCGGTGTTGCAAGGGAACGGTCTGGGCCTCAGCCGTGCCAGaggggctgagctctgtgtcAGAGCAAGCAGGGGAGTCCTGCTTGCAGTAGCTGCAGCTCATGACGGCAGCCCTGCTCGTTCAGTAGGATCTACCCTAGGAATGCCAGTTAACATCCCATTTTGTTGCCCATGTCTTAAGTTGGCTCCAGTCTTTCCTGGGAGACACACCAAGAAAAAATCCCTTAGAAAATCTGTACCGCTTTGGAGCATAGACTCCTGACAGCTGTGCATGGTCAGCCTGTTGCTCTATGTTGTTGGCAGAGAACTCACTTTCtgtcctttaaaatattatagttcttcctctttttctacCTTTTGAGCAGGAATAGCAGGATGCTGGTAGGATGTGCCTGTCAATCTGCAGGACAAAGCACAGCTCAGGTCTTTTGTTTCACCTGTCTAAAGCAGTTGAAATAACTACAGATATTGAGATATTTCAGCTACTCCATGGCAGGTGTGACATTTAAAAGAGAGTGTAATTTTAGGAAAGGAGAATTTGAGTGGCATTGCATGAAACAGGGAAGTGGCAAGATCCACTAAGGTGGATTGCTGGAGAACAATGTAAAGTAAAAGCAGTCCCAAATGTAGAGGATTTTGAGGGAGCTGAGACCCAGAGGCAGTGATGTACTTTTAGTCTGTATTCTAGGGATTGTTTGTTAACACTCCATTTATGCAAACAGAGGGATATAGATGTAACGTGGGGACTTTACTTGCAAAGGAGAATTACCTTGCAAAActatttctgcttaaaaaacaGTGAGAAACTATGAGGTAAAATTGATTAGCTTCATTACAAATCCTTCTCTAAGGAGCAACACTTTCAGAATCAGACCTAGGAGGTTAATCTCAATCCATTATGTTGATCGTTACAAGTCACAAATTTGACTATTggacaaatattaaaaaaaaaaaaaaaagttaaaaaaatggCAAGCCTTCAGGCCTGTGTCTAGCTATAgttctaatttttaattacattgctctattttccttctttgaagAGCCAAGGTGCTAATCTTAAAAGCGTTACCCGGAATTGTGAGAACGTCTGTATGGAGCccagaacagaaaaggaaggcATCTTCAGGGCTGGTGAGAGTGCAGAAACCAGCCAGCTCTCTGCTGAAAACACACTGCAAGTAAAGAATGCAGATTTACAGACTTCTTCTCTTCACTGTGCTCTTTGTGAAAAGAGAGAAGGTTGTCACCAACAGGTTTCCTCCAGACAAGAAATTATTAGGAATGGCAAAAAGTCAAAGATTAacatttccccttctcctctATGGGATATGGACTCTCTTCCTGATAAACAGGAATGCTTGTGTGCTGTTCTCTCTTCTGCAAAGCTGTGTGATGAGCcaggggagggagagcagaggtCTAGGCTTGACATACATGATAGCAGAAACCCAGATATTCTCTGCAGCCAATCAGCCAATGAGGCTGTGTCTGAAGCTAATCCCAAGTCAGTCCTGGAATCTGGAGAGCCTGAGTGCAAAGGAGATGCTGATATATCTGCAGTGCATGACAAGCTGTGGAAACTTCTTCATGAAGATGACTCAGACTATCAAATCCCATTTGAAAACAGAGGCATCCCAAGTTTAGGTACGAGGCTGACAGATATCCAAGTCACAGAACTGAACTTTGTGCAGGAGACCTGTTCTGATCATCCTTTGCCAGTGGATTTGATAGAAGAACAGGAGCCCATCACAGAACCAGCTCATAACCCCAGAACTGAGAAAGCTGACTGCAATGTTTCTGATATCCtcctgcagagagctgcagcatgTGAAAGTGCATCCATAGGAAACATTTGTCTTGCACAAGTGGTAGGAACAGATGGTGTCTGTCTAAAttctggcactgggaatgaGAGGGAAACACCATCCATTTGTATTTCAGCAAGCAGTGTCCTCCTAAATACCCAGGAGCGCTTGGAGCCAAATCCAATGGCCACGGACAGGAATGGATCCACTGTGGCTTGGGAAGGGGAGCTTGCTGTTGATAATGCTGCCCAAACATGTGAAGCAGATTCTCCTCAAAGGTTACAAAATACTCAGAGTGATAATTTAGCATGTCCCAAATCTGACATATCAGATATGTTACAGGAGACAGTTAGACAGTTACTTCACACTGAATACAACATAGCCATGGCAAATGAGTCTATACCTGGAGAAGGCTGTCATTTTACAGACTGCTATCCAGTGAGAGGAAAAGTGGCTTATTTCCCTGAAGAGGAAGACATTTGCCCTGGTGAAAATACCAGTCAGTTTACACATGCAGAACAGTCTTCTGTTAACACCATACATAAAAGTTGTGTAGTGAatttacaagaaaaaggaaatcacTCAGGCTTAAGTGCACCAAATTTCACTAATTCTGACAACTACcatctttcaaaaaataatggCTGTCAGGATTTTCAAATTGTTTCTAATGCACAGAAATACAGTAATGTAATGCAATCGCCCAGTTTAATTCAGATTCATGAAACCGTAACACATAAGAATCTACCCCAAAACACAGACCAACTGACAGAAATAGCAAAACAAGAAGGGGCAGTCCCTCCCTCTTCTGGGGagccatttttaaaagatttttatctAGAAGTGCCCAGCTGTGAACCATGTAAACCAGGAGGAGAACAGAGAGAGATTCGCATACCTGAGGAACACAGGGCTGAAGCTTCCTGTGACTCAGGAGTTAGTCAGGTTTCAGAGAGTCAGACTGCAGCTTCCCCTTGTAATACAGCAGAACAGCATTCATTTTTTGTTGAAAGCACCTTCAGGTCTGATGAAGGGTTTAGAATAGATTCTTCAAAAAATCCCACCTATGCAGCTGGAAGTGTAACATCAGCCAGTGCCCcgctgcccagggaggctcaAAGTGAGCACCACAGCACAGCAAGTGGGGAGGATGGAAGTTCCTCGGATTGGCTACATTCCCAAGAACTGCTTGGAAACAAAACCCTGCCCTTCCTCACATCTGTAAGCCACTCAGAGGGCCTTCCCAGTGAATCTGCAGTGGCGTGTTCTGCCAcaagaaatgagggaaaaacTGGATCCATACAAACTGGAGTAAAAGTAAACGGAAATTTAACTACATTGGAAATTTCCTGCGAGTCATGGAAGGGTCTGTTCCAAAGGGTCCCTGGAGAAACCAAAGGGGAAGCAGCCTTGTGTGAAAATGAACATGAGATTCCAAGAGCTATTGAATATAACCCAGATGAAGCTGAAGCAAAGGCTCCTTTGCACACTTTGACTGGGTCCCAGGCTCTGAAACAGATTATGAATATTAGCACAGAGCAGTCTTGTCCTAACTTGATCCCTTCCAGCAAGATAGCTGAGGCTGAGAATTCAATTAAGTCTACTGAGTATGATAAAAAGGAGGAAGTCAGGACAGCAGAGAGTGTAGTAAGTGGATTAGTTAATTTGCCACCAGCTGATTCAGGGAACAACCAGTGTTTTCAAGAGCAACCACCCCAGGGAAGAGCTCCATCATTCTCTTTGGCGTGGACCACACTTGATCCATTCCCAGTCAACACAGAAAGTCAAAGAAATCAGGAAGGTTCAAACTCCTGCCAGATaccagtggctgctgcagagcctgagccCATCAAATGTAAAGAGGACACAACAAAGAGCGGGCATGAAGCTGCTGGAGCTAAGAAGAAATTACCATCAGCAACTCTGTCCAAAAAacccaggctggaggagaggggaagtGTCAGCAAGGATCCCAGCTGCGTTAAAAGGTCTGGGAAGAGCGAGGGAGGCGTGATTcataaagaggaaagaaaagagcaaaggaAACTAATTTTGAAAAAGGATAGCAAAGGTAagagaaaatggattttcttttctgtcctttcctaTCATTCTGGCTACAGTACAAAATTAAGGTTATTGAAAGGCACTGCAAGCCTCTTTCAGACTGACTCAGTCAGCTAAAGGTGTCCTGCCCTCATGGAGCTTTAGTTCCAGATTTAGTAATGAGTGCTATGCCCATGCCACGGAGATGAACCCTATCCCAGCTGGCAAGTATATTCAATTCATGAGCTTTGTAACCTATTTGAAATAATCACTGCCTCACTGGCTTCTTGGAGTAACTTTTCACAGATGAACAGCGTAATGGTACTGCATAACTACACACCACCTAGCAGCTGCAAGCCCACTTCTTATTCTGTTCCCACAGGGCTGTGTTCCCAGTTATGTTCCTGCattgcagctcccagctgcaatTCTCCCCTCTTGGTTACCAAAGGATTTATTACTAG
This sequence is a window from Vidua chalybeata isolate OUT-0048 chromosome Z, bVidCha1 merged haplotype, whole genome shotgun sequence. Protein-coding genes within it:
- the ALPK2 gene encoding alpha-protein kinase 2 isoform X1, producing MDVKNVVKSQATFSCLRDLSEDGDDLLLFNGVVNVTAGRVEEYCSRQVPSHPTDVTTCHTDNCSLNTQDSGSPQSLADVQACKRTGLGRPLTRNSLLGEQADTSIGNLTDFEKDETENSAIVLEIYAEKVTNVSDDFSDDDLEYFECSDVLTVREDEIWKKKLQFLLESDDEDDLKLSKDCDGCAYFLSEMPCVFQVSDNTTPMDTPIGFCEHQSKIKGVNVRRDPSMYSQSALQTEMTLTVGHHRDKSTTLKDKEKNQVPVASAATGNEHPRSEEETNGSGHLAAGSSKDEPKPTDTVRAQVDSSANGIGAACTDQASGTTTETSPDGDLLGESSLLLEEGRRNVPEGNARHTVCTLTESLRRNLFKLLNPIELCRYVSTIGQSFQAAAAARESRAPSPNQEGVCSAQIPEEAESVQMQAGLCPTEEADKDSHWERKRTQGLSEQNQMPDENISFGSQGANLKSVTRNCENVCMEPRTEKEGIFRAGESAETSQLSAENTLQVKNADLQTSSLHCALCEKREGCHQQVSSRQEIIRNGKKSKINISPSPLWDMDSLPDKQECLCAVLSSAKLCDEPGEGEQRSRLDIHDSRNPDILCSQSANEAVSEANPKSVLESGEPECKGDADISAVHDKLWKLLHEDDSDYQIPFENRGIPSLGTRLTDIQVTELNFVQETCSDHPLPVDLIEEQEPITEPAHNPRTEKADCNVSDILLQRAAACESASIGNICLAQVVGTDGVCLNSGTGNERETPSICISASSVLLNTQERLEPNPMATDRNGSTVAWEGELAVDNAAQTCEADSPQRLQNTQSDNLACPKSDISDMLQETVRQLLHTEYNIAMANESIPGEGCHFTDCYPVRGKVAYFPEEEDICPGENTSQFTHAEQSSVNTIHKSCVVNLQEKGNHSGLSAPNFTNSDNYHLSKNNGCQDFQIVSNAQKYSNVMQSPSLIQIHETVTHKNLPQNTDQLTEIAKQEGAVPPSSGEPFLKDFYLEVPSCEPCKPGGEQREIRIPEEHRAEASCDSGVSQVSESQTAASPCNTAEQHSFFVESTFRSDEGFRIDSSKNPTYAAGSVTSASAPLPREAQSEHHSTASGEDGSSSDWLHSQELLGNKTLPFLTSVSHSEGLPSESAVACSATRNEGKTGSIQTGVKVNGNLTTLEISCESWKGLFQRVPGETKGEAALCENEHEIPRAIEYNPDEAEAKAPLHTLTGSQALKQIMNISTEQSCPNLIPSSKIAEAENSIKSTEYDKKEEVRTAESVVSGLVNLPPADSGNNQCFQEQPPQGRAPSFSLAWTTLDPFPVNTESQRNQEGSNSCQIPVAAAEPEPIKCKEDTTKSGHEAAGAKKKLPSATLSKKPRLEERGSVSKDPSCVKRSGKSEGGVIHKEERKEQRKLILKKDSKAPRLLKKIQAELFPDCSGSIKLCCQFGDIHGDSIITWTKDSKVLARLQRSAQDDSPVSLEIAEASYQDQGMYYCCLNNMYGKVTAEFHLTAAVLERLSSFQSYEGVEEIEFMQLMFREDPLSSSYFGGTLHGAIMTEGLHFGEGMHRRAFRSRVLQGLAPAFAPGHPCVLKVHSALTYGTKSRDELLQKNYSLALQECYVQNTAREYAKLYAAEAEPLEGFGEVPEIIQIFLIHRPTNNIPYATVEEELVGEFVKYSVKDGKEVNFLRRDSEAGQKCCTFQHWVYEKTNGNLLVTDLQGVGMKLTDVGIATLAKG